The sequence AATCCTTTAAATAATTTTTGAGCTAAATTCCAATTTTCTTGGTTTAAACAATATCTTATTTTTGGGATTTCAAATTCTCCCTGAATCAATCCTGCATCTCTTAATTCTTTTAGATGCTGAGAAAGTGTGGATTTTGCGATAGGTAA is a genomic window of Bacteroidota bacterium containing:
- a CDS encoding metalloregulator ArsR/SmtB family transcription factor, with protein sequence MFKEEDKRIARIAKALGHPVRVYILKFLSQQACCYSGDLSKILPIAKSTLSQHLKELRDAGLIQGEFEIPKIRYCLNQENWNLAQKLFKGFFQI